The genomic stretch ATCTTTCGATTTGGAGCCGGGCCTCCAATTCGGGAGACAGGTGCAAGCCCGGGTCGTCGCCTGGTCGAGGAGCAAGTGTCCAGTCATACAACGACGACGCCGGTTGGCCGTAGCCTGTGCCGATATTTTGAGCCACAATGTTGCATACTGCCCATGTGGTCACACGGTCAGCAAGCTGTTCTGTGTTGAGCTCGACCGAGGTTCGCGAGAAATCTTGAATGTGGTTGGGGCGATGCAATCCAATTCCagtcgccgtcttcatcatgacACCGCAAAGGATATGAGTCGGATCAGATGTGGTTGTGCTCGTGGGCAGCGGCCAAGCACAGAGCAAGCacatggccttgacgacATAGTAGTTGCTAGGTACTTCGCCGATGGTGGTCCACAGGAATCTGGTAAGGGGCCCCGATAGGTTGGAGATGAGGTTCGGGCAGTTGGCGGGACTGAAGCGAcgcgcagcaacagcaacaatggACCAGAAAAGGAGGGGATGTTGTTGGTGATACATGTCCGGAGACTGCTGGGGATTCAAGAACGGGAGGAAGGGGTGGTAGAAGGCGAAGAATTCGTTGAACAGGTTGGTGACTCCCTCGTCAGTCAGCTGGACCCCTTCCAACTCGTGCGAGAAGCGCGGCATGCTGTACGAGCCTCCTCTCTTGAGGTGCAGCAGCGAAGACACGGCTTCGTCGGAGCCCATCAAGGAAGGGTTTCGCGTGTGGGAGTAGGTGGCGGTGCTCGGGGCCATGGGGGAGTTGAGCGTCTCGTCGTCCTCCAAGATGTAGCCTTGAGCCTGTGCCCGGGCGATGTTACGCCGCAGTCGGtcaatctccttctccatctcggcgtGCTTGCTTCGCTTCCCGATGCGCTTGAAGTTGGATTCGATCTTGCATTCGAGCTTCAGACGGTTGCACCGCGAGCAGCTCTGGAACGGCTCCTGGACGACATTACACCGCAACTGTTGCGCAGCAATTGCACCACGAATTAGCCACCAGACAAACCAATTGCCGGACAGAGGCCGGGCCcctcaagctgctgaagcgtGCACTGAAGGGGTGTTGAAGAAAACATGGTGGGGGGAGGTGCCAAGGTCGGAGGGGCTGACTCACCTTCTGCTGGCGACACTCGTTGCACGCCCGCTTGACGCCCGGCTGGCGCTTCTTGTCGTGCTCGCCGTGGTCATTATGGTCGCCgtggtcgtcgtcgttgatgCTGCCGGGGCTGCTCTCGAGCCCCCCCATGCCGTTGCTCCTCTTGCGCTTGGGcatgccgttgccgttgccgaggCGGGAGCTGGCAGGGCTGGTCGGGCTCATCGAGGCGGCCCCACGACCAAGGCCTGGTGAGCCATCCATGCCTGTCTGCGTGGCTGCCTGCGAGGGTGCTGTGTCTCCTATCGGCGACCAAGAGACGGGCGCTGGCAGGTGTCGTCTGGCAGGTGTCGTCAGGGCAATGGATGGAGGGGCGCGGctgggagagagaggcgatGTTCAAGTTGGCGGCGCCGGTTGGGTCGCTTTGCgcgaggctgcggcgagacggagcagcggcggtggcccgcggatgcgatgcgatggatGCGAGGCAACGGGGCCGGCGGCCAGGACAAGAGAACAGGACGAGGGTCGAATgactgaggctgaggccgagTGCGGACGAGGACAGAGCACGGCCGACGCTTTTTTTGGTGATGGCGGAGGGAAAAGTCGCAGCCGCCTGGCGAAAAGTCGACGGTACCTTGCCGGCGGATGCTCAGTAAGGCATGGTGGCCCGGCCGCTGGCGGGCTTACATACatacagctgctgcaacGGTCACCGTAGGcgatttatttttttttctgccgtGGCCGACCCCACCGCTGGCAACCACAGCACGGCACGGCGCTGTATATTCATTCGCCTGTGCCGCGCTGCAGCTGAGCACTGATTCTGCGCCCCAGAGACAGCCACTGGCATTGATCACTGATCTCGCCGTCCCGTGCCATCGCCAATGCCTCTTGGCCATGCGCCTGCCGCTGCACTGCGGCAACCGGTGTACCAGCATCACACGCCTCCGTATGCAAGTGCTCACGACGTGCCAATGGCCGGCCGCCGCCCATCTGCAGGCCGTGTCCAAAGCGAtcctaaaaagaaaaatgcgAATCCACCGAGCGCCACAGCGGGGATGGCGAGCGCTGATGGGCTCTGCTGAGAGGCTGGTTGCGGCCATGAGCCAATCAGCGCGCTGTGGAATTGATCAGGAGCGGGGTCATCATCAAACTGTGACTGTGGACATGGCGAACCGTTGCggccgctgattggctgctggGCAGTGGAGGGTGTTGGGCTCATGGCAAGGTTGCAGCAGCTAATGCCGCTGGACGGAGAAGGGCGCGGAGCTACTGAGTTTGTCTATTAGACGGGACGTGTAAGTAAGGCGCGGATGTATAAGTTGAAGTGCAGTTCGAAGGATCAGGGTTACTAATAGAAGTAGATGATTCGGGCTGCGAGCACAGTTGAGCACGAGCAATAAAAATGCAAATCAAGCTAGATAGCATTACTAATGAAACTCATGTATATGGAATTGATTGTATCGACGTAAAACAACAAACGGCCTACGTTATAGTCCGGCTATACTAATATCCATACTAGGCTGCTAACCTGCTGCTCGTCACATGAAACCAGGCAAATACGAGTcgccctttttgcctttttgccatCCCAGCAAGTAAGACGCTATACACTTGACTCACTTGTCTCTCTATAGGCAATAGTATTGATACTACTCGTTTTCCATTCAAAACGCCACCACACGTGTCCAATTATTCTTTATTAATTCGCACTCTACGTGGCTCCGTCCTTTACCCGAGCTATAGCAGCTTACCCAAGGCATTCAGTCCAGCCATCGTTTGATGCCACCATTGATATCGTGACAGTTGCCATGCGACATGTAACAGTTTGTGCATGTGTATATCCCGAcacagcatcttctttcCCCGTCAAAACTCTACACACAAACACATTCCACGTGGAATTGTGCTACATCTGCCGGATACGGAGTAGTGCCGGCCAGCTGGAGTCAGCCCCCCTGAGAGATCTTTCTTAACCTCCATCGCCCCATCTCACCACTGGCAAAACCCCCAGAGGCGCCCGTTTCTTCAGCCCAACGTGGGTATTTTGACATCGCCTCAGGCAGTTGAGCGAATGGCACAGACCGCATCGCCTTTGTGCCCGAACAAACCTGAGATTAGCTTTGAGTAAGCGCATCGCTTATCGGAAACGGAAGAAAAGACACTGGCAGATCGAACGTTGTAGCCTGTCTCGGGCGTAACTCTAATCGGCAACTTTAGCTCATCATCGACTtacctcttttctcttggaaGCGTGGGGTTTCTTTCTATATAAGGCGACACTTGTTCTTGGCCCCTTTGGTGCTATTACcggtatttctttttaagaAACAGATTGATCTGCCTGCTTGACGCCTTTATTTCTCACTTTTGCTTCTCACTAAATTACAATCGACATACGCTATTCGTCACATTGAGTCGTCAAGATGAACCGCAAgccaacaccaccacctGTTAAAATGGTGCTGAAGCCGGTGCCTGATCACGGAACTCGCATACAGTCCCCCCCAAACAGGATCCGAGGTCCAGTTTGTTCTTCCTGGCACGTTGCCGGAGCCTGGTGGGTGCTGCGTTTCAACCGCATTATTCCTTGACCGTCACTTACATAGTTCTTCTAGAAGTCATCCGGATAAACACCGCAACTGTGTCTCAGCCCTTTCTAGAGCCGGATAAGCTGGAACAGTGGAaatgaggaaaaaagaagcaacaagCAAGCATGGCCACCGAAATTGATCTTTTGACTCTTTTCGACTCGCAGATTGCCGAATGATTCATGTAAATCACGGAACAGCTCGCAACTCCAGCGGTCCTTCTTTGAAAATCTCCACAACTCTAGCATTAACTCAATGTGGCTTTTTTCCTCTCGATGCGCAACATCAGCAAGGGTTCGTCGGTCACAAGAGTGATTTACTCCAAAAGAGACTTCCTCCATTTCTAATCGGAGAAGTGGAAGGGATCCTGGCCTTGCTCAGTGTCTTATAGTTGTCACAGTTGCAGCGGACATTACCAATTTTCTCGTAACTGAGTCTTTGAAATTGACCCCGCACAGACCATTGTAGATCAACCTTTTAACTCCGTCGCTCATCGAGGTTAAGAACTCGTCGAggtcaagaagaaaaaaatcatcacCAAGTTGGAGTAGAGTATAaagcagagaaaaagaaacataCGCAACAAACCTTCCAACATGGCGCTACGACAGGCATCGCTGTTGCGCCCGCGCCTTGTTCTGCGCCACATCAACAGCCTTGCGCTTAGACAAGGGCCTTATTTTCACTCCATCGCAACTCGCAGCCAACAGAGCCAGGCGGCAAAGACGAGGTCCGAGGCCCAGGCCACGCCGACGGtgcccttcatcatcaacggcAGCGACTACTATGCCGACAAGGTCTTTGACGTCGTGTCTCCCGTCACGGGCGAGGTGACGCACCGATGCGGATCAGCCTCTgtcgcagacgcagacgccgCCGTCGATGCTGCAGCCGAGGCCTTCAAGACGTGGAGAAGGACGACGCCTTCGCATCGGCGGGACATCTTCCTCAAGGCTGCCGACCTCTTCCAGAAAAGGGGCGAGGAACTGGCCCAGATTATGATGAGTGAGACGGGGGCTGCCGCGCCGTGGGCTcttttcaacatcaacacATCGGCCGACCTCATCAGAGATGCCGCTGGGCGCATCTCCTCCATAGAAGGCTCGTTCCCTACGCTGATGGATCCTGACACAAGCGGAATCGTTCTTCGAGAGCCTTATGGCGTCGTTTTGTCTGTAGCTCCTTGGTAAGCCGCTATCCCCTTTTcaagtctctctctctctctctccatcgcaTAATCTCACATCCTAAAACCAGGAATGCTACTTACATCTTGCCCGCCCGTTCCATGGTCGGCCCTGTTGCCGCAGGAAACACAGCCATCCTGAAGGCTTCAGAACTTGCGCCCCAGACCATGCGGGCTCTGATATCCATCTTTCACGAGGCCGGTCTGCCCAAGGGCGTCATGAACATGATTGCCCACGACCGGGACAGCGCAGCGGAGATTACAGCAGCCCTGATTGCCAACCCCCCTCGTAAGGAAAGTCAACTTCACGGGCAGCACAAACGTTGGAAAGGCCATTGGGAAACTCGCCGGTGAGCACCTCAAGCCAGTCCTCCTCGAACTTGGCGGCAAAGCGCCGGCCATTGTGTGGGACGACGCGGACCTGGATCTTGCCGCCAAGAAATGCGCGTTCGGCGCCCTCTTCCACGGCGGCCAGACTTGCATGGCCACGGAGAGAATCATTGTCCACAAAAACATAAAGGCCCAGTTCCAAGAGAAGCTAACGGCCGCTGTCAACGAGCTCTACCCTTCCAACGGTCCCGGCGCCATTCTCATCAACCAAGTGGCCGTCAAGCGCAACAAGGCTCTCGTCCAAGACGCCGCTTCCAAGGGCGCGACGGTCTTGTTCGGAgacgccagcgccaacgaGGCGCGCAAGACCGAAATGCGACCTGTCCTTCTCGACAACGTGACGCCCGCCATGGACATTTACAAGACTGAGTCGTTTGGCCCGACAATTGCCCTTTACGAGGTCGAGACGGAAGAGCAGGCCCTGCAGCTGGCCAACGACACAGAGTATGGCCTTACGTCGGCCGTCTTCACCGAGGATCTCAAGAGGGGCCTTCGCTTCGCAAGGGGGATCGAGTCTGGGGCCGTTCACATCAACGACATGACTGTTCATGACGAAGCAGTTCTGCCCCATGGAGGAACCAAATCTAGTGGGTTTGGGCGCTTCAACGCAACGGCTGGGCTCGAGGAGTGGGTGAGGACAAAGACTATTACGTTCAAGAACTAGGGTATCAACTggggtttttgtttttgttcttATTTGTTCGATGAAACACGTCACAGAGAAATGTTCCAAGTGGGCGGGTACTCTAATGTAATATTACTTGATTGGCTAAAGAGCTGGTTTGGATTAACTCAAAAGAGCTCAATATTTAATATtgatctctttgttttttttgctgcACTTGATAGCATGAAATATAATGAATTTGGAAATGGTTTTCTAAAATTGCGAGCATTTGAAAGACGTCTAAATCTCTAATTCTAAGCTTCAAAAACTGAGCATCAGGTATATAAGGTATATCAGAGAACGAATGGTATATAAACCTGAGTGGGTATCCGGCTATAGCagcaaaggagagaaaagaagaaacaaagtacCTCCAAGAAAcgagaaaagcaaaggcaaaaataCAAATCTATCCGGCCTATCAAATGCAATGCCTACTGAAGCCAATGATACAAAAATAACTAGAGGAAATCCGCTCAAACAATTCTTTTGTCGTCCTCTCCAACAAAGTGCAAACTCCCACACCACAAACTGGCAACAAGTTTCTTCTCTCATGTCCGAAACTGTAAACGTATAATCGAGAAGAGCATATTTTGCAAAACGTGAAGAATCACCGCCACGCTCgtgggcagcagctccggccaAACCGCCAGATCCAGCTTGCCCTCCAACCCAACGTCAATTCTAAAGAAGAGGGCAATCAGCCCCCGGACAACAAGACTAGCCACCAGCTCGCATCCCCACGTAACCATGGAGGCATAAAACGTGAGGTTGAAGTCGTATTGTAGAGTTTCATCCTCGGCCTTGTCAAAGGCGAAATACGGATACACCTCTTTGTTGGCGCCGAAATGGAGCACGAGGATGCTTCCGAGGAAGGTGGCCATGGAGGTATTTTCGGCCAGAAAACGTATAAAGAGGTTTCGAGTTTGCAGTTTTTGATATGTCTCGTAGGTCAACCCGCTAAGGCCTAGAATGGTGAGGATTTTATGAAACAGGCGAGTCATCATGATGGGTGAGATGATGACCAGTCCTGTGGAAGAAAAAATTTGAAGAATGATAAATTGGGACGGTGAGCGAAGACGGGCGTACAGAGCTCGGACGTAGGTCTGGTACGTCAACATGAAATATCTGGTCAAGCGTGTTAGTAGCAGTTTTCAATTAAACTCAAAGATGCAAAGAGGGGAGACGAACAATTTAAAGACCCAGCTTAAAGGATAGCTCCCTACACGCTCGCCTTCTTTAATGCCCAGGACCCAGCCTGTCAGGGCATCCAGCAAATGTACCGTCACCACCCAGCCGTAGACATACACAATGGTCTCAAAGTTGTTGTGCGGCAACGTCCGGAGATAGAGTTCGGCATACGCTTCTCCCAAAACATACGCCATCAGCCCGATGAAGAGCGCCACGCAGAACCACAAGAATCTCACGAAACTTGCTGGCAaccatcgccgccgcagcgTCACCCGAGTTGGCCCTGAAGGAGGCAAGACCCTCAAGACATCCTGCTCCCAGAGGTCGTCTGGAAAGTCGCGGCGCCGCCGTTCTCGGTTGGGAAATGAGTCGGGCTCTCCCGTCCACCACGAAGTCGTAAAGATGCGTTGCGTCTCTGATAGAGAGTGTCGCAGCCCGATATGGCGTTCATTCGTCATGAGAATAAGAAAAGCGATGGCGACaggcatggccatgatgatgaatgtCCATGATACCCATGCTGTGTTGTGGGCAGTGAGAAAGCGAGTAGAAGGGATGAAGTACAGGGGAATGGGCACGGCGAGAGATAGGATGGCCAAGAGAAAGACTGTGGCTGGGAATCCGAAAGAGCGCGGCCACCTAGCAATGAAGTTTGTTAGTcaggctgaagctgcattGCCACTCTATAGGAACAGCCACCACCTACCAGTTCAATCTGTAAAGGTTGAAAACTTTGGTGATCCAAATCAGCGCACTGAGGTTGTAGAAGCCGTAGTAAACAAACAGGAAGAACCAAAAGTTGACCTGCACGCGGGCTGCTCCGTGACCCGGCGTCTTGCTGTCAAACGTCGCCACAGTTCGTGTAAGCCGCAGCCAAACGCTACTCTCGGCGCCGTCGTTGTCCTCGTCCGGGAACGAGTACTGCGGGAAAGGAACTGCGCACCAGGCAACGGCCTGAGTTACACCGTTGTGTCAGCTTCAGCGCAACTGCAAAAACGCTCACCCGCCGCCTGATTTCAAGGGTATTCGTgtatcaacatcaacataCCAGTGCCGCGGGCAGAAACACCAGCAGCCCATATCGACTCCACCACCTGTCCACCACGCGCTTCACCGCCGACGGCCTTGGATCAACAAAAAGATCGATAAAGTATCCCTGCCACAGCCGCTCCCATCTCGACATgcccgccatggcctcgtcgtctcCGACGCCAGAGTTGCCCAGGGAGCCCAGGCGCGCAGCCTCGATCTCGGCCACAACCAGCGCTCCGTATCCAACATGGATGCTGTCACGGCCGGCTTCATAGTGGCTGGACAGCAAGCCCAGCGGACTGCTCGGTCGACGCTGTCCGATGCCAGGGCGGGGAGGCACTGCTCGGTAGCGACCAAGCAACGGCGACGAGTCTGTAGGCCGCACGCGCGATTCAGTGCCCTGGGTGAACTGAAAGAAGGTGGGCATGGCCAAGAAAAGAGGCACGCAGGAGAAACAAGAGGGCGCGAGGCGAGCGGCGCTGCTCGTCCTTCAGCCTCTCTTGTCGAGGTTGTAAAAGTTCAGATCAGCTCACAAAACAGCTCTCGACTCGAGCTCGGTCTTGCAGGCAGTCGGCTCGGGATGCGATTCGCTCACATGAGAACAAGGGCGCAGCCAATATGGAGAGATATGGAGAGATGACCTACAGCAGGGTCTCGTGCGCGGAGGGGCAtccctgcagctgcatgatgGGGGAAACAGACCGCAGCTCGTGGTTGGACTGCGAAGCTGTCTCTGGCCTGCGCATACATGCCTCCCGCAGCACCGAGATCAGTGGCATCGGCACTAGCTGCTGCACAGCTGCTGGGCGGCAGAATGACGCGGTTGCCGCCAGAGGACCCCTGAAGCCACCTGGAGCCACCTGGAGCCACAAGGCGGTGTGCCGACATGACATCACTAAGAGCACTAAGCTGCTAGACAATTTAGCGGGCACAGAGCTAGACGACTGTGATTCCACACCTCGGTAAGGCTATACTAGAGTACCTACGTCCGCGCATTCTAATCTCAAGCCAATATGCGTGCAAGTAAATCAAGATACCCTCACAGTGGTTGCTCTCTTAAGCGTCTATAAATGTAttgtatttttcttatataaatgAGGGCTAATCCGCAGCGTCAGCCcctttgttgctgttgaCTGTGAGTATACCGAAACAAGCAATAATACGCTGTAAATGTGTCCAAATTTTGCACCCAGTTCCAAACTTtctaagagaaaaaaaaatcccgTCTCGCGCTTCATATTATACATGTACAAAGAAATCCCGTAACCTCAATCTCACTCTCCTCGCTAATGCCTTCTCTATAAGCCAAACCCGTCCTCGGCTGGGTAAATGTTTTCGCAAGTGTATTTCTCAACGCTTCGGCGAGGAGCCAccgagagcttcttctctaGAAATGACTGATGCGTCGTCTGCGTCTGAAAAGCCTCCCACCACATCATCCGAAAATGCCACCGTTTTTGTCGAGGTTGATTTGCGGGAGGGCTCGAGCACGTCTCCGTTCCACGGCTTGCACTCTTTGACATGTTCTCCGCACCTCAGACAAGTCCAGCCTTCGCCCTCTTCTCGATCCAGGCGCTGCGCAATGCAGACAAAGCAGTAGATGCACCCGCAGGGAATGGCTTCATATGGGTTGGTAACGTCAGTCTGGGCCGAACCAATCACGCCGCTggaggctgccgctgccatgaCTTCGGATTCTGACGACGCCGCAGCGTTCTGGTCCTGGTAGCAAATGGCGCAGGTCCTCTCCGGCAAAAAGCCGTACTCGCCGCTTGCAGTATCGCCGGCTTGCTTTGTGCTGACGATATCCTTGGTTTTCCGCCAGGTGCGGCtcagccatcgccgccaacgGTTGATGCCAATCAAGGgcaggacgaagaggaggaattcGGTGAAGGCATGCCAGACAAGCTGGCGGTTGAGGTATTCAAACGAGACTTCGCGGCTGACGTGGCTTGTGGGAGGCGCAAGCCGCATGCGCAAAACGCGGTCGAGGATTGTGCGATACTGTCCGCGGAACAGGAATATGAGAAAGGAGACGCATGCCGCCGCAGAGTGGACTGTTGTCAGCCCAGACGTCAATCGGGATAGTCGCTGCACCACAGGGGTAGGATCGCTATATCCATCGTCCTGGTCCACGAGCCAGTCTTCCCATCTTGTCCAGGCATATTTTCCAAATACTGTGACAAGGCCGTACATTGACTTTTGTAGCCTCGTTGGTGGTGCCAGCACAGGGCCCCCTTTTCTGGCGTCGGTATATTTGAGGTTCTGCAGAGCCGCTCCGTACGTCGCATCGTTATCCCAGACTGTCAGCTTGAAAAGGACGGCTCTTAGCGCCAGCATAATCTCTGCAGACCAGTCATCCTTGAGATGGCCGCCGGCATAGTATTTGAGGGCATCGCCGACCTGTCCCTTGaggagctccagcagctcttcgtctAGGAGCTCGGCATCGACCTGCGCCACGCGGAACGCAGGCCGCGTGCTCTCTATGGAAGAGGCTGAATCCCACACATTGGCAAGGCGGTTGAGCGGATATGGTAGACGCTGCAGCTGCGTGTTCACGCGAGAGGCTTCGCGCTGAGCCGCGGTCCTGGCTCTCTGTTCGGCCTCGCGGGCCTGTCGTCGGGCAGCGAcgcgctgctgggcctggacGAAACTCGAGTCGTTCATCAAGTCGGCATTGAGTTGCGGCTACGGATTGTCGGTGTCTGTCGTGTTGTGTCGTGTTGTGTCGTGTCGCTTCGTAGTCTTGTCAAGGATGCATTGCCGTGTTGTCGAGAGGCGCTGCGATCCGATTATGAAAGCTGAACGGCTAGATCGAATCAGCTCGAGCCGAGGTCTGGCTGGGGTGGCTTCGGCCCGTGGATCTGTGCGTGGTCGGGTCCACCAGCCGGTTCCAGCTTCCAGAGCCTGCTATCAAGTCTGTGTATTGTGCGTTTTATGCGAATATTGCATC from Trichoderma atroviride chromosome 3, complete sequence encodes the following:
- a CDS encoding uncharacterized protein (EggNog:ENOG41~TransMembrane:1 (o514-534i)), yielding MDGSPGLGRGAASMSPTSPASSRLGNGNGMPKRKRSNGMGGLESSPGSINDDDHGDHNDHGEHDKKRQPGVKRACNECRQQKLRCNVVQEPFQSCSRCNRLKLECKIESNFKRIGKRSKHAEMEKEIDRLRRNIARAQAQGYILEDDETLNSPMAPSTATYSHTRNPSLMGSDEAVSSLLHLKRGGSYSMPRFSHELEGVQLTDEGVTNLFNEFFAFYHPFLPFLNPQQSPDMYHQQHPLLFWSIVAVAARRFSPANCPNLISNLSGPLTRFLWTTIGEVPSNYYVVKAMCLLCAWPLPTSTTTSDPTHILCGVMMKTATGIGLHRPNHIQDFSRTSVELNTEQLADRVTTWAVCNIVAQNIGTGYGQPASSLYDWTLAPRPGDDPGLHLSPELEARLQIERFCDKVSKEMYSNASDPRGVAGDEHRAMLMRVYRREYSELYASVMSQQLGPIVNLHLRAAALHMRLAGFFDSSKTPGYLDDLLGLWRVTVSFLDDLLEVDKVTSPRDNIGGAFLLYATNYMQQMLVAAAFTLLKLMRSFFSKTIDFQRGRNLFHRSIQAIRATSVVSNDLQWRLAELMVQMWNGARLDQKNYNHEDDSPIQVDDSLQLKVRCRHSMSLVFDSVWRWREEYQALGRGSLEGKRYVSTSALKHPTNPDSANESSAASSQLDSTLMPSHTLPTPNNMLTANGVLTPGAPGLTAPATAPTSIIGNMSYGDTTYDFFRSPALDAGWPS
- a CDS encoding uncharacterized protein (TransMembrane:1 (o52-73i)), with the protein product MSPTPSTAQQPISGRNGSPCPQSQFDDDPAPDQFHSALIGSWPQPASQQSPSALAIPAVALGGFAFFFLGSLWTRPADGRRPAIGTS
- a CDS encoding uncharacterized protein (EggNog:ENOG41), coding for MALRQASLLRPRLVLRHINSLALRQGPYFHSIATRSQQSQAAKTRSEAQATPTVPFIINGSDYYADKVFDVVSPVTGEVTHRCGSASVADADAAVDAAAEAFKTWRRTTPSHRRDIFLKAADLFQKRGEELAQIMMSETGAAAPWALFNINTSADLIRDAAGRISSIEGSFPTLMDPDTSGIVLREPYGVVLSVAPWNATYILPARSMVGPVAAGNTAILKASELAPQTMRALISIFHEAGLPKGVMNMIAHDRDSAAEITAALIANPPRKESQLHGQHKRWKGHWETRR
- a CDS encoding uncharacterized protein (EggNog:ENOG41); the encoded protein is MATERIIVHKNIKAQFQEKLTAAVNELYPSNGPGAILINQVAVKRNKALVQDAASKGATVLFGDASANEARKTEMRPVLLDNVTPAMDIYKTESFGPTIALYEVETEEQALQLANDTEYGLTSAVFTEDLKRGLRFARGIESGAVHINDMTVHDEAVLPHGGTKSSGFGRFNATAGLEEWVRTKTITFKN
- a CDS encoding uncharacterized protein (TransMembrane:2 (i202-223o255-276i)), translated to MNDSSFVQAQQRVAARRQAREAEQRARTAAQREASRVNTQLQRLPYPLNRLANVWDSASSIESTRPAFRVAQVDAELLDEELLELLKGQVGDALKYYAGGHLKDDWSAEIMLALRAVLFKLTVWDNDATYGAALQNLKYTDARKGGPVLAPPTRLQKSMYGLVTVFGKYAWTRWEDWLVDQDDGYSDPTPVVQRLSRLTSGLTTVHSAAACVSFLIFLFRGQYRTILDRVLRMRLAPPTSHVSREVSFEYLNRQLVWHAFTEFLLFVLPLIGINRWRRWLSRTWRKTKDIVSTKQAGDTASGEYGFLPERTCAICYQDQNAAASSESEVMAAAASSGVIGSAQTDVTNPYEAIPCGCIYCFVCIAQRLDREEGEGWTCLRCGEHVKECKPWNGDVLEPSRKSTSTKTVAFSDDVVGGFSDADDASVISREEALGGSSPKR